From the Arcobacter sp. CECT 8986 genome, one window contains:
- a CDS encoding phosphoethanolamine transferase gives MKKISQYRLITYVSLLFATFYNFSFFKNFFLAYSFHGINIVYFFSVFFTLFLFISFVLSLLSSRYYVKPFLIILLIVSSFTAYFMDTYNIVIDREMIRNVLETNFNESLDLFSFQLVLYVIFLGILPSFFVYKTNIDYGTFKKESFRKIKTLILLLLIIIVTLFSTSKFYTSFFREHKTLKYYANPTYWMFAIVNYTKKTYFTGKLVVKKTGDDALIDEPPTQRKELIMMVVGEATRADRFSLNGYERETNPLLKKEDVYNFSNMSSCGTSTAYSVPCMFSKFTRKTYDHKKGITNENLLDVLKHTKDVNILWRDNNSDSKGVALRVKYEDYKSDKLNTICENGECRDEGMLVGLDDFIKNSGNNDVFIILHQMGNHGPAYYKRYPKRFEKFKPVCKTNQLEKCTKEEITNAYDNAILHTDYFLSQVINFLKPYSNKYDTAMFYMSDHGESLGENGMYLHGMPYFMAPKEQTHVASLMWFGDGMKKQLDLNKLNSIKNNNLSQDNLFHTILGLFEVQTDEYDKKLDILSTVRKEEK, from the coding sequence ATGAAAAAAATCTCCCAATATAGACTTATTACTTATGTCTCTTTGCTTTTTGCAACTTTTTACAATTTTTCGTTTTTTAAAAACTTCTTTTTAGCTTATAGCTTTCATGGAATAAATATTGTTTATTTTTTTAGTGTTTTCTTTACACTTTTCTTATTTATCTCTTTTGTGTTATCACTATTAAGCTCTAGATATTATGTAAAACCATTTTTAATTATTTTATTAATTGTTTCATCATTTACAGCTTATTTTATGGACACTTATAATATTGTTATTGATAGAGAAATGATTAGAAATGTTTTAGAAACAAACTTTAATGAAAGTCTTGATTTATTTAGTTTTCAATTAGTTTTATACGTAATATTTTTAGGAATACTTCCAAGTTTTTTTGTTTATAAAACAAATATTGATTATGGGACATTTAAAAAAGAGAGTTTTAGAAAAATTAAAACATTAATTTTACTTTTACTTATTATTATTGTTACTTTATTTAGTACAAGTAAATTTTATACATCATTTTTTAGAGAACACAAAACTTTAAAATATTATGCAAATCCAACTTACTGGATGTTTGCAATAGTAAATTATACTAAAAAAACATATTTTACAGGAAAACTTGTTGTTAAAAAAACAGGAGATGATGCACTAATTGATGAGCCACCAACACAAAGAAAAGAGTTAATTATGATGGTTGTAGGAGAAGCTACAAGAGCAGATAGATTCTCTTTAAATGGTTATGAAAGAGAGACAAATCCTTTATTGAAAAAAGAAGATGTATATAATTTTTCAAATATGTCATCATGTGGAACATCAACAGCATACTCTGTACCTTGTATGTTTTCAAAGTTTACAAGAAAGACTTATGACCATAAAAAAGGTATCACAAATGAAAACTTACTTGATGTTTTAAAACATACAAAAGATGTAAATATTTTATGGAGAGATAATAACTCTGATTCAAAAGGTGTTGCTCTAAGAGTTAAATATGAAGATTATAAATCTGATAAATTAAACACAATTTGTGAAAATGGCGAGTGTAGAGATGAAGGTATGCTAGTTGGATTAGATGATTTCATCAAAAATAGTGGGAATAATGATGTATTTATTATATTACACCAAATGGGAAATCATGGACCTGCTTATTATAAAAGATATCCAAAAAGATTTGAAAAATTCAAACCTGTTTGTAAAACTAACCAACTAGAAAAATGTACAAAAGAAGAGATTACAAATGCATATGATAATGCAATTTTACATACAGATTATTTCTTATCACAAGTAATAAATTTTCTAAAACCTTACTCAAATAAATATGATACTGCAATGTTTTATATGAGTGACCATGGAGAAAGTTTAGGTGAAAATGGAATGTATTTACATGGAATGCCTTATTTTATGGCTCCAAAAGAGCAAACACATGTAGCATCACTTATGTGGTTTGGTGATGGTATGAAAAAACAACTTGATTTAAATAAATTAAATAGTATAAAAAATAATAATTTATCTCAAGATAATCTATTTCATACAATTCTTGGTTTATTTGAAGTACAAACAGATGAATATGATAAAAAACTAGATATCTTATCAACAGTTAGAAAAGAGGAAAAATGA